TCTCACTGCCCCTCATCATTCTACTACTTTTTCATACGGAATTATTTTTCTCTGTCAACTCTTCATTATCCCCCCTCATCGTCCTTATCACTTACCCGTTTAGTCCCTGAACTAATTTCCTCGGGTGCTCACGTCTTGCTCCCCGGCCCCATCTGGTTTGATCGCTTGTCCGTCTATCCTCCGTCGGACTTACAGATACAAAAAGGGACCCGGATCCCCCGTCTTCTCCGTCGCATTCTTCagtgcttttttttttttctcttttgcgGCTCTGCGTTCAGGTTGGGCACGGTCTGTACTCCCACACCGCCGGCCGTTCTATTATCAACCATCTTATCTTGCAAGGCATCTTACTCCGTCTTACTGTCGAGTACTTCGGAGAATAAACGTATCTCTTGGTATTCGGATTAATTCTACTTGTTCGCTACGTTGGACTTCTTACGCACGCTTTCTTATACTATAATCAACTCGTCAATGGATTCTTAAACAAGTGCATTATCTTCCAACCTTTCAATTCCCAAGGACAAAAGAGATATTATTTCTTTGAGGAACAAATCCAGCCACAGAAAGCATCATCATGTCGTCTCAACTCTCGCCAAATCATCCCTCTATCGAAACCAGCCTCAAAGATCCTAGCTACTCAGACCCTTACCTCTCTGCTCCTCTCGACCCAGATGAAGCTGCTTTCCGGTCGTCGGCCATCCGCTTGACTCCAGCGCCTGATGATATTCCTGCAGCTTCGTCTCCGGCTCCCTCAAATTTCCATACGAACGGCATCGCTACACCCAGTATCGATACATCATGTTTCGACCAGGACTCGTTACATCCAGACAACAGCAGCGCATCTGTTTTCGGCCCGGGCGAGGAACTCTTGAGCAATCCTAGCTTATCCTCTCCCAATGCGGATGACGGAATGACGGGCTTGAACCTGAACCTGAATTTGAACCCCGCCGATTTCACAAATAATTGGCAGCAAAACTCGTCTACATCGCTTGGGACACAGCAGCATGGTTTGGAAGCCATGGAATTATCTTCTCCCCAGCCAATTATGCCGGCTGCCCAGCTTCTCAGCCCCAGTTTGTCCgaacatacaagtccaaccTCGGACCTGGGCAATCTATCATATTTTCCTTCTGGTAATGATGCGCTCCTGTCTCCTGAAGGCTCCCAGAAGAACGGCACACTGCTGCCATCGCTAATCACCACTCCACTCAACGACAATTTGAGTGCTCATGCAGATCCGGAATCTGCCAGAGCCCGGAGCCCCATTGTGATGGTGGAAGACACTTCAGGCGATTTGCCGAGTGCCACCATCCACAGTCGACGTCCGTCCTCCGCCTATCTCTCTCCGGGCGGCATggatgacgacgaagacaTGGACGATGATTGCTCGTCCATTTCCCGTGCCTCTGATGGATCATGGATCCGGAACACGACCACCGGGCTGGGCGGTGTGGACCCAACTCTGAGAGAAGATATTTGGGTGCCCAGCCCCAACGACATGGAAGTCCATCGCCAGATATTTGAAAAGACCGCCGACATTCATAGCTGGACGGCTACCGTCAGTGCAGCCACGAGCGAGGTGGGAGACGATAACCTCCTCAGCGTTCGTGGCCGAGGCGCCCGGCCGGCGCACCGTCGTCGTGCAAAGAGCACGGGAGACGCGTCCCTGCAACTGGACTATCTCAACTACAGCTCTCAGTATAACAGCCTCGCGATTCCCGGTCCAGGCATTCTGATTCAGGAAAAGAGCGACGTTGGGTCCAGTGAACCCGACTCAGCAAGCAGGTCGGAATCGCCCGTTGCCAGTATTCTCCTGACTACGGAGGATGAAATGGACCACGATATTCCCGCCAACCAACCCAGCTTGGAATATGAGGATCCCCTGCCTAGCCAGTTCATTCGCGCTCGCCAGTGGCAGGATAACCTCCAGGGTGACAGCTCGACTGCCGCCATGCTAGAGTTCCAGCAAAGAGCTAGAGAAATGGACAATGCCTCGCGGATGGCCACTTGGGGTACTCGACACGTCAACGAAGCGGAAGTCAGCAGCATCGTTGGCGGTGATTCCATGGAAAAGTTGACAATTGGCGAACAGGGCAGAGGCAAAGAGCGGCGAAGTAGTCTTCTAAGCCTTCTTCCTCGAGCTGCTTCCCCGCTGAAACGGCAGCGGTCGATGGAACTCTCCCTCGACACGCCGGCTTCGAACAACAAAGGTGTCCAGGGCCAAGCTGGCGTGCAAAGGAAAACCAGCGTGTCTTCAAACCGCCGGAAGCTCAGTATTGGACGCTCCCCAAGGTCGACCAGCATAAGCACTGGCGGCGCGATGGCTGCGATTGCCGGTTCGATGGCGGCCATCGGTGGTGGGAACAGACTTTCGCCCGGTCCTCCTGCTGGTTGGTCCCGTGGAAGAAGCAAGAGTGAAGTCCCGCCACCTCCGCCAGATCTGATGGTTAGCTTTGGTGGGCCCTCCCCGGTTCCCAGCCCTGGATCTTTCCCAGAAAAGCCGCAGCAGTTGATCGACCAGGCACGGAACGGGAGAAATGCCGGTAGggaggacgacgaggatgaggaagaggagggaatGGTGATGGAGTTCCCAGTTCAATCACACCTCCCCGTTCCGACACATGATGGGTTCAAAACGCAGATCACCCAGTTGAACCCTCGGCTGGCGTCCTCACTGGTCGACCGTCTGGCGAACGAGCAGGTTCGCCGGTACAAGAAGCTCGTGGACCAGAAGGCCAGCCACTCTCGTGCCATCGCTTCCCACTCGTGCAGTGCTGGGAAACACTGCTTTGGACAGGGCGGTGAAGCGAAAATCCTGTCCCCTCGGACGACCAGCGCCCAGGATGCGAATGCACAAACACAGTTTCAGATTCCCGGTTCCGATGTCGCTGATGAGGATTCGGAGGACCTTGGCGAAGGCACTGTCACGGCGGCCCAATTTCCTCCTGGGGTTCCCCTGCCACCGGTGCAGCGCCTCCCAGCCGAATTCGAATGTCCGTTTTGCTTCAAGGTGAAGAGTTTCCAAAAGCCGTCGGACTGGTCCAAGCACGTGCACGAAGATGTACAACCGTTCACTTGCACGTTCCAGCGCTGCAATGAGCCCAAGTCCTTCAAGCGTAAAGCGGACTGGGTCCGACACGAGAGTGAGCGGCACCGGCAACTGGAGTGGTGGACCTGCACGATGCCCGATTGCAGCCACACATGTTACCGGAAGGACAATTTCGTGCAGCATCTCGTCCGCGAACACAAGATGCCGGAGCCAAAGGCGAAGAAGGGTACCACCAAGAATAAAGGAGAAGAGAGCCAGCGCGACCGCGAAATCGCACGACTCTGGGAATTGGTAGAGAATTGCCGACACGAAACGACTAAGAACCCGCGGGACGAGCCGTGCCGGTTCTGCGGAAACGTGTGCAGCAGCTGGAAGAAACTTACAGTCCATCTGGCTAAACATATGGAGCAGATTGCTCTACCGGTCCTGGGACTTGTGCAGGAACGCGAAGTGGGGCCTACACATACAAACTCCAGCCCTGCGGCAGTTTCCAGACAAAAGTCGAGTATGCCTGTGGCCTTTGGTCAAGATAACATGGCAACATTCAACTTGACATATCCTCCCCCGCAATTGACTACGACACAAGACGGGTACCTCTCCGCAGAGCCCGTGTCCACAACGCAGGATGGCTTCCTATCCGCAGAGCCTGAGTCGATGAATTTGTTCGAAGAGTTGGCATCGCCGCAGTTTCTACATCCGGAAACGGGACATCACTCTCCCCTTCATCAGAGCTCAGTCTCATATCCACCTCCATTCAATTCAATGTCACGACCGCATACACCCAGTAATCATGATGTCAGCAGCAACCCGGACATGAGCAGCTTCTACAGCCCTAGTCCGGTCGTGCTCTCTCCCGGACCATTAGACACGGGCTACGACGCACAGGAATCAATGTTTCTGTCCCCGACAACAGAGGAGGACTACTTCAAACCGGATCTGACAGCCACATCTTTGTCATATGACTCTGGGATGGCGCATCATATGCAGAACCATTATATGTAAGGCGAAAGGGGGGTTGAAACGGCATTGCAATCAGGATCAATTGGGGAATGGCGGATATGCATGGGCACGGACGACATCCGAACTTCCATTCTATACATACTCTTTTTGGACAGTATTTCTTGTTGATGTACACGATAATGATACCCTTTTGGAAATTTCTGCACAGGTCATTAGCAGGTGATTGGTATGCAAGAGCGAGTAATTTTTTAATTATTATATAGTCGTCCTACATACCTTTTACCAAGACGGGCAATTATTGGAGGCCTGACAAAGAAGGCTGTGCTGGTGCGCCTGCATTGCATAATTGGATCAGCCTGATTCATCATCTTATGCTCCTGATCCCGTGATGATCCTTACGTTCCTCTTTCTCGTtgctttttttccctcttttctccttccaCCTTACAATAACAACTCTCTCTCATCGTCTATCATTATTATTCCGACCTCCGTTTCATCTTGTTGCAGATATGGGACGATAGTTTATGATGGAATGACGAAGCTCGCTTCCTCCCTTCTGTCTCAGGTCGATTGACGCATCagcatacatacatacacaTCCGGACATACATCGACTTGCTATCAGTGACAGCAACTCTGGCATTTAAGATTCCTTCGCTTGACGTGCAACGACACATTCCTCGTCTCCttattttctctcttctgATTGATAAATTGTCAGCCACACGTTATCCCGACCCTTCGTTATACCCAAAAAGGGCGCAAATCCGTCGATCAGAGGGACTGTcatttttccttcttccccaTCCTTTGTCCTCGGCTCTATATATATCCACATACTTTGTTATCTATCCATTGCTTTGTTCAACGCTTTTTGGAATTTCCCTCGACCGTTTGCAATTGGTTGCTTGTCTATAATCTTGTTGTTATTATCGGCCTTTGATACAAATCGGTGTTTGATACCCCCAGCGGTATATCTCTCACCATGGACGTATGTGGAATTTATCCCCAACACGTCCCCTCGAAAGTTGCGGTAAACGTGCTAAACATGACTGCACAGGCATCATCTCGCATTTGGGCTTCCTCTAGTCATGATCTCCAGGGAATCATGCCAGCAAGTTCTTCGCACGATGATCCCATTGATTTCACTCTAGGCGACCCGACAGCCTTACTCGGCCTGCATCTCGGTTCGGATCCCACCGCCATCGCTTACACACATACGTCTATACCTCAATGTTTACCATCGCACCCTCAATTACTCTCTTCGCCCATTACCGCGTCCCCTGATTTTTCGCAACACTCCGACCCCCGACGACACTGGGACGCATGGAACCCGCTACTGGTGACAAATCCCCAACCACTGTTCAACCTGCCACCGGTGCCCACCGACCTACGTCCAACCTATTCGTATCAGCACAGCACGCCGTCTGAAAGTGCTAGTCAATACAATAGCAGCTTACAATCATCTGACTCGGGATATAAGACGCGCTCGACCATAACAGCCTCGTCCTACGCGGTAGATACGGCATCTAGTCCGCAGCTCGCATCGCCCCAAAGCCTGGAATCTACGGGAGAGTCATGCTCCAGTCCAGATCAGGATAACCAAGAAGGCACTGTACAGTCAGGGTCAGGCCCAGAATACATCAAATGCGATCATCCTAATTGCAAATGGAGTGGAAGATGTCCGTCTGACAAAAGGTACATGCATCATTCCCTGGAAAAAGTGAGGGAATTCTCGGACTGATATGTACTGTGCACAGGAAACACGAAGCAAGACATAAGAAATTGTTCAAATGCGATGAACCAAACTGTGCCCGCAGAGAGGGTTTCGGTACCATCAATGATCTGGCCCGACATAAGAAATGTGTCCACAAAAAAGAGCCTATGCGTGGCCCCAAAGTCATATATATGTGCTTTGGACAAAATTGCACGCGCAAAGACAAGATGTGGCCACGTCTGGATAATTTCAAACAGCACCTGACGCGGATGCACGGTAATGAGGATGCTGCGGagttgttgaagaagtgAGTTCTGCCATTCCTCATGGGCAAGCACGGCAATGGGACTAAGATTTGGGTCTAGATCCGAAAAGTGGTACCAAGAATATGTCAAAACACAAACGGCAATCCCGGATGGCTTGCCGAGGAACGATATGGGATTTTTTGGGCGACAGGATAGTTGCACTGCCGTCATCCCAAGCCAAACTGTTACTAGCTCGGATTTCCAATGGTCACTAGAACTTGAAACCTCGAAAACGGTGATCAGTGAATCCAGTCATGGCACTACGAGTCTTCAGAGTAGTCCTGTTGCTCCTCCGATGCAGTCTTACATTCATGACGAAATAACGACTCAGTCACCGCTACTCAAGTCCAATGATCAGCCACCACCACGAATGAGAACAGACAGCATCCGCTCAACTGAAACTGCTAGAGATAGGAACGTGGAAACCATTGTCACCGAAGCTGCGGGGAGTGTAATCAACGCCATGTCGAAACTAATGGACCGCAACCAACACaggcagcaacagcaactaGGTGAGGGAGTTGACATGATGGATCCGAACTCGGAATTATGTGGTCGGAAGAAAGAGCTACTCCAGAAGATTTTCGCTGCCGCATTAGATCAGCTGTCATCCGACCAATCTGCTACAAAAGTTGCTTCGGATCCGCAACCAGAGGCTGGTAAGGAGAGCTGGTTCACGTGCACTCATTGTCCGAAGCGTACGAGGCTGCGCTGTGAAATGAAGTATGTAGACACCTCTCACTTGTGAACGGGTGAAATCGCTAACAACAACCAGGAAACACCAGAAACGTCATGAACGGCCATACGGATGCACGTTCAATGGGTGTAACAAGACCTTTGGTagcaaggccgattggaagCGGCATGAGAGCTCGCAGCATTTTCACTTACAAGGCTGGCGCTGTACCATGCCAGACCCGGACAATAGCCATGTGACATGTGCCCGCTTCTTCGACCAACAGGAAGTGTACGTGCAACACCTGCGGGAGCAGCATTgcgaagatgaggatgtcgTGCAAATGGCCATGAAAAACAGCTATCTTGATCCGAACGGACAAGAACAATATTGGTGTGGATTTTGTCGGGATATCATACCTCTCCGCAGCCGTGGTCTGGCGGCGAGGAATGAGCGATTCAACCATATCGACTCTCAGCACATCAAGAAGGGCCAGCGCATTGGCGATTGGCTACCATTATTGGGACACATGACGAAGAAACAACACACAGATACCGAATACGACACGCGAGCAACGAGTGACGAGGATTATGAAGaaaatgatgatgacgagagCCCTCGCAGCACTTGCCTGTGGGACCGGATGAGTTACGATGGTTCAGGCAAAGCCATGTTCCTGAAACAGAATGACATTGGGTTGAAGAAGCGACGGAGAGTTAGCCCTGGTACTGATTCCCGGAAGTCCAGGAGAAGAAACTCTGTCGAGGATTCAGATTGTGATTCCACGGAGTGCGATTATTTGGAACCGGTTCCGGAATTGTTTAGTTGAATTGCTTTGGAGTTTCTTGCATTAGTATTGTCTAGGATTCGTCtgctatatatatatatactctTACCCACATTGTACAGTGTGAATCAATTGTGTGATCCAGGGTTTACGATCCTTCATGATGAATTTAGGTATAATACAACAAATAAAGAACATGAAGCAATGCAATCATTTCGCCGCGCTCGTCAATTCTCtagccttcttctccaaagCTGCAACCTCTTCTGTCAATCATTAGCCACTGCCAATACTCATAGCGTAGAAAGAGAACATACTGGTCTTCTCAACCTTGATCTCATCCGTCTCCAACTTCAACCACGTCCAGTAAATCACCTGGTACGTGAAGATGGCCCCCAGGAACACCTTGGCGAACGGACTCACGAAGGTTTTATATCGCGACATCTGCCAGTCGCGGTCAATTCATGAATATCATAGAGATGGAATAAGCAGACAAACCCCGTCCCTATACGAACTGTTCTCTTTTGGTGCTGAAGGAGGTGGTGATGCATTGTTCCGAGGAAGAGTGGTTGATAATGTCCTTCTGGTGGATAATTGTTGGAGAATCCGGAAGGGACAGATATACCGTGCTGTGCTTGATATCCGTGTGAGCATTATGGATTAATTAGATTTAGAcacttcttcttgctcttccaAGTCTAATGTTATAGAGGACCGATGATGTTGGCTTGGTTGGCGGCATGTGTGTTAGTAAGAATTGAGTCAGCATCACGTGGTGCTGGCCATCCCTACTCTGAAGTTTAGTGTAGATCGTCAACTGATCATGGTCGGGGTATTGTAGAGTTCTGCGCCTTGAAGGATACGTTACATGGCAATGGCCCTTGGTAGAATAGCATATTGCTTTACTGTGCAATGGAATGGGCCATAACTTGGCGAGTACATATAGCATTGAATTTACTCCGGAATGTCTGTACAATAATGACTGCACTGCAACGATGATTTGGTCTCAATAAACAAATTCTCCTACCCCTCACCGCTTTCCCAGTGTCCGGAGTAATGAAGTCTGCTACGTCAGAGTACAAACCCCGGAGCCGAATGGAGAACATGCACAGAGGCCATTCAAGGGTGTCTTGCAGCTGTGACAGTCATAAACACCTCCAATTCCTTCTGAACAGTGCTAGTGCTCTGATAAGATGATTTCCTGAAGCTAGTCAGGTACAGGACTATGCCTTTAGGGTCTGCACGGATCGATCCGCACATCAGGTCTGGACTCCACTCGGGTCGATTCAAGATCCGCGCCCTGGAATTTTTTTAACGGTTCCTGAATTCTGACATTTTTCACTTTCATTTTCTGACATCTGTTCCTGTCTGAGCTTCGGCCCCTCGTCCGTTTTGGGGGTGTCGtgttcctttcttttttttgtcgGGATGACCCTCAGATTGTTTAAGATGGATATTTACGAATTTTTGCCTACTCTATAATCCTTTTTACGGTCTTTCGACCTGTTGGAGAGCTGGGGAGGCCAGGGGACAGATTAACACAATTGCTCTCCGAGTTGATGATGGCACGTGCTTCGCAGCCGCACTAGCCCGCTGTGGTTTAGTCATGGCGCAGGGCGGACCGATTGTGGCTGGTGCATCGGCGCGAGTCTTTCCGCCCTTCACAGCGAGAGTCAGTGAGTCCAGTCAGTCAACCTTGAGCTGCTCTTGTCGCTGTTTTGTCTGCGATCGCATTTTTTTCTAAATCGGTAAGTTATTGTATTTTGTtgattattgttgttgttatgGTTCTCTGCTGTTTGTTTTGCTTGCATTTTGCTAATTCCCCGTAGGTTGAGACGCGTCCCCATTTCTGGTGGTGGTCAGACCCCGTTACTATTCACTTCCTCTGGCAACCAAAGAGACAGACGTCCGCGCATTGCGACCGATATACTCGTCCGATATAATCGTTACTAAAGTACATCTGCTCGACGGCCACACCGTGAGGCCCCATATTTGATGCTGGACGTGGGTGTTTTGAATTTGAAGCAGCAATCCGGCTCCGTTCGCTTTATGAAGCAAGCTTCCTTGATTACCGTTCCCTAGCCAATTGGGAGTGCTTGCTTGTTGCTTCCTTTGTTTCCTGCATACAATTGCTTTCTTGCGCCCGTTGGGACCTCACTAAGTGGTGAGTCGCCCTTCTTCAAATCCTCCTTGCTGTCAATCAGAGA
The sequence above is a segment of the Aspergillus chevalieri M1 DNA, chromosome 6, nearly complete sequence genome. Coding sequences within it:
- a CDS encoding putative C2H2 finger domain protein (COG:S;~EggNog:ENOG410PHGM;~InterPro:IPR013087) yields the protein MSSQLSPNHPSIETSLKDPSYSDPYLSAPLDPDEAAFRSSAIRLTPAPDDIPAASSPAPSNFHTNGIATPSIDTSCFDQDSLHPDNSSASVFGPGEELLSNPSLSSPNADDGMTGLNLNLNLNPADFTNNWQQNSSTSLGTQQHGLEAMELSSPQPIMPAAQLLSPSLSEHTSPTSDLGNLSYFPSGNDALLSPEGSQKNGTLLPSLITTPLNDNLSAHADPESARARSPIVMVEDTSGDLPSATIHSRRPSSAYLSPGGMDDDEDMDDDCSSISRASDGSWIRNTTTGLGGVDPTLREDIWVPSPNDMEVHRQIFEKTADIHSWTATVSAATSEVGDDNLLSVRGRGARPAHRRRAKSTGDASLQLDYLNYSSQYNSLAIPGPGILIQEKSDVGSSEPDSASRSESPVASILLTTEDEMDHDIPANQPSLEYEDPLPSQFIRARQWQDNLQGDSSTAAMLEFQQRAREMDNASRMATWGTRHVNEAEVSSIVGGDSMEKLTIGEQGRGKERRSSLLSLLPRAASPLKRQRSMELSLDTPASNNKGVQGQAGVQRKTSVSSNRRKLSIGRSPRSTSISTGGAMAAIAGSMAAIGGGNRLSPGPPAGWSRGRSKSEVPPPPPDLMVSFGGPSPVPSPGSFPEKPQQLIDQARNGRNAGREDDEDEEEEGMVMEFPVQSHLPVPTHDGFKTQITQLNPRLASSLVDRLANEQVRRYKKLVDQKASHSRAIASHSCSAGKHCFGQGGEAKILSPRTTSAQDANAQTQFQIPGSDVADEDSEDLGEGTVTAAQFPPGVPLPPVQRLPAEFECPFCFKVKSFQKPSDWSKHVHEDVQPFTCTFQRCNEPKSFKRKADWVRHESERHRQLEWWTCTMPDCSHTCYRKDNFVQHLVREHKMPEPKAKKGTTKNKGEESQRDREIARLWELVENCRHETTKNPRDEPCRFCGNVCSSWKKLTVHLAKHMEQIALPVLGLVQEREVGPTHTNSSPAAVSRQKSSMPVAFGQDNMATFNLTYPPPQLTTTQDGYLSAEPVSTTQDGFLSAEPESMNLFEELASPQFLHPETGHHSPLHQSSVSYPPPFNSMSRPHTPSNHDVSSNPDMSSFYSPSPVVLSPGPLDTGYDAQESMFLSPTTEEDYFKPDLTATSLSYDSGMAHHMQNHYM
- a CDS encoding putative C2H2 finger domain protein (COG:S;~EggNog:ENOG410PITN;~InterPro:IPR036236,IPR013087); amino-acid sequence: MDASSRIWASSSHDLQGIMPASSSHDDPIDFTLGDPTALLGLHLGSDPTAIAYTHTSIPQCLPSHPQLLSSPITASPDFSQHSDPRRHWDAWNPLLVTNPQPLFNLPPVPTDLRPTYSYQHSTPSESASQYNSSLQSSDSGYKTRSTITASSYAVDTASSPQLASPQSLESTGESCSSPDQDNQEGTVQSGSGPEYIKCDHPNCKWSGRCPSDKRKHEARHKKLFKCDEPNCARREGFGTINDLARHKKCVHKKEPMRGPKVIYMCFGQNCTRKDKMWPRLDNFKQHLTRMHGNEDAAELLKKSEKWYQEYVKTQTAIPDGLPRNDMGFFGRQDSCTAVIPSQTVTSSDFQWSLELETSKTVISESSHGTTSLQSSPVAPPMQSYIHDEITTQSPLLKSNDQPPPRMRTDSIRSTETARDRNVETIVTEAAGSVINAMSKLMDRNQHRQQQQLGEGVDMMDPNSELCGRKKELLQKIFAAALDQLSSDQSATKVASDPQPEAGKESWFTCTHCPKRTRLRCEMKKHQKRHERPYGCTFNGCNKTFGSKADWKRHESSQHFHLQGWRCTMPDPDNSHVTCARFFDQQEVYVQHLREQHCEDEDVVQMAMKNSYLDPNGQEQYWCGFCRDIIPLRSRGLAARNERFNHIDSQHIKKGQRIGDWLPLLGHMTKKQHTDTEYDTRATSDEDYEENDDDESPRSTCLWDRMSYDGSGKAMFLKQNDIGLKKRRRVSPGTDSRKSRRRNSVEDSDCDSTECDYLEPVPELFS
- a CDS encoding uncharacterized protein (COG:S;~EggNog:ENOG410PS1B;~TransMembrane:1 (i63-81o)); this encodes MLTRISSTARYICPFRILQQLSTRRTLSTTLPRNNASPPPSAPKENSSYRDGMSRYKTFVSPFAKVFLGAIFTYQVIYWTWLKLETDEIKVEKTKVAALEKKARELTSAAK